TGGTGCGTGAGTATGGGAAGTGGGACTACAAGgctgaagatgaagatattaAAAGGGAGAAGGCTAAGGAGAATGCCAAGCTTGCAAAGACAAGAAATATCCAGCACCCGTTCTACCGTAATTTCAACTACAAACAGGCTGAGGAGTACTTGGCGCCACAGAATGTTGGAGATTATGTTATACGTCCGTCGTCGAAGGGCGCCAGCTATTTGACCATCACGTGGAAAGTGGGCAACAACTTGTTCCAGCACTTGCTTGTTGAAGAGCGCAGCAGAGGAAGGTTTAAGGAGTATATTGTTGATGGGAAGACGTACGAGGATTTGGACCAGTTGGCGTTCCAGCACATTCAGGTTATTGCCAAGAACGTCACTGATATGGTCAGACACCCGAAGTTTAGAGAAGGGACGTTGAGTGTTGTTCACGAGTGGTTAGAGTCGTACACCAGGGCCAACCCCAAGAGCTCTGCGTATGTGTTTTGCTATGACCATAAGCTGCCAGgtaatttcttgttgttgttcaagGTGAATGTCAGTGCCAAGGTTGTTACGTGGCACGTCAAGACCGAAGTTGGAGGGTACGAGTTGCGGTCAAGTGTGTATCCGAACATGTTGAGTTTGTGCAATGGGTTTAAGCAGGCGGTCAAGATGTCGCTGCAGCAGACCAAGTCATATAACACGGGGTATTATTAGGTATGTACTTTTCTATAGCCTATACGTAATTTTGATCTAAAACTGTCGCCGTCAACATAAGTGCCCATTAACCATCTGTCGCCGTTGTTCAGGTCGGAGAATGCGTTTCTCGAGTGAAGGGCTCTTCTGTTTTCGAAAATGACACAAGTGCCTTCTGgcattttgatttcaaagtGGTTTGCCGGGTCGTTGATGAAGGTTTCGAATAACTGCATTCCGCGGATAAAGTCTGGGTGGGGGTCAACCTCGAATGGGCCCTGGAATGGCGGGGCATAGTTGATGGACGCGATTTTCGGGAACCCGTCGCCAACCTCGGGGTCTTCAACGATTAACGGCCGcttgtagtagtagtactcgttgttgttgtcgtaGTGGAAGGTGATTGGGGTCTGGGTGAGTGCCGTGTATGCCCTGGGGTCGGTTTTCCGGACATGCTCAGCAGCAAGGTACGAGTCACAGAAGATGTTTTCGCCGCCCAACGTAGAGTTCTGGATAGCGTGTAGCAACTGTAATCCCGGGGGTGACTCGTAGTAGAGCAAGTCCATGTGCAATGGCAAAAACGTGTTGGTGTAGGCAATGTTGGTTGCTTTTTccttcttgttcttgacGTCGAATAATGTCCCGTAGAATGTTTTCTTGATGTAGCCAAACTTTTCGGCGATCTTGTACACTGGCCATTGCGTGGCGTTGTCCTCTGTCATGTCAGAAATTTGTGGGGTGGGGATGTTGTTGACAAATGTTAACCCGTACCTATTCAAGTTGTACAACGTCTGGAAGAAAGAGTTGTCGTTGGTGAGAATGTCGTCGTAGTCCATGTTGAGGGAGGCAAAGTTGTTTTCGAGTTCTTGTTTGTCCCATAACTTTCTATCTTTGTCAAAGAATTTGCCGAGTCGTTTGTTGGTGGAGTAGTTTTCTAAGAATGACACGGGGTAGACTGAGTTGGTGAGTTTGCCATTGTTGCTCCATTGGATTTTCAATGAGGAATCCTCTACCACTGGGGGTGCGTTAATTTGCAAGCCGGTTGCTGCATCTGCTGTAGTGAATAGTTTTTGGCTAGAAATGGGGTCTACCGAGTCTGGGCTTTGGCATGCGTCTCTCAAAAACACGTTGTTGAATGTACAGGTTCTGCCGTTGATGGTGACTGTCACTTCTTTGCTGTTGTATCCTGCAAGTGCCAATTTCGAGTGGAAACGGATTTGGCGTAATGGTTGTCTTAACATGGTTGGAAAAGAAAGGTGgtacaatttttttttttctgggGGAAATGAGTGCCTTTTTATTGGTGAATCCAGAACAATGCAGGTCTATGCAGCCAAAAACAGTATATAAAGCAGGGTTTGCCATTGGTCAAAAAACCGAGCTGGCTTGTCGTCAATGATGTTTGCACGGATATTTATGATCATATTGATGGTAGGAGGTGTGTGGTGTGAGAGGTGTCCTGAATGTGCTGAGCCAGCGAGGATATTACGCAACGAATGTGGTGTTCCCACAAAAACTGATCTTGGAGGGTACTTTGACTGTGTGTGTGGGTTGAATGGGACATTTTTTGATATGTATGAGCTGTGCCTCAAACACTGCAAGGCTCTTGATTATATTACGTTTAATACCAACAACAGCACGTTAAGAGAGTTTTACTGCCAAGAAGCACAGAAGGCTAGCACTACTGAGGTTACAGACACGTTTCCCGATGCTGAGTTACAACGGTATGTTACACGGAATGGAGGTACCCACAAGAAACCTAGCTTTGTATTGACTATATTAATGTGTATGATTTAATGTATAACAGGGGCCACTGACAAGTTGGTTCGTCGAAATGTACACGCTCTGTTTCAACTAGTTGTTCCAAGAGAGTGGAAGACCTGATACCTTCAAGCAAAGTTGTATGCCGGTAGTTCTGTGGCAGTTCTGGCTAGCTTATATTTTGCATCTCTATATCGTTCGGGGTGGTATCGACCATGCCGTCAAAGAATGTAGTTCTCAATTCGTTCCAACGTGTCGAGTATGTGGATAGGGTTACCAATAGGACAGCACTTAGCACCTGGAGACACCACCATAAGATGCTGGAAGGGAATTTTCCTGTGTATGTCCACACCACAATAAGGTTGATTATGTATACGGTGACGGCAAAGTCCCATGCCAACTTTGATCGGCCCACAATGACGGTGACAAACAACACACACAATAGCGCATCAAAGAGCCACATCATAAACAATGTCAAACCCATGGCGTTGTCGGGTTCGACCAATTCCCACAGGAACACCCAATCGATTTTAAAGTCGTAGCCATTGAGCGACGCCACGAGGTAGAATATGACTAGGGCAGAAAGGTAGTAGAAACACTGTAGAATGACGATctgtagtagtagttttGATGGATTGGTCGTATCTCCATGGTTAAGCAATGACGTGTATCTCATGGTTAGTGACAGgtaaacaattttttgcccgcaaaaaaaaaaaaaaaaaaatttctatGCGAATGGACACAAGTAGCGCTATAAGTCGCGGTAGTAGAGACAGATTTGCACTCACCAggaagagaaaagaaaggtTTATAGAGACAGAGtatcaattgttgtaaaGTCGTGGCATTCGACTAAAATAAAGAACAGATTGCATTaccaatttattttaaagTAGTTGGTCCATTAAGCTAACACCTTAGCGTAAATTAGTAATGTCTGACttaaatgatgatataGCCCGTTCTAAATATGTGTAGGCAATGGTGCTTGGTGAACTTAATTTAAATAGGTGAATTCATGAATTTGCTGTATCTTATGGATTTGGACCATAGGCTTTAAATGTAATCTCTACGGTTAAATCTTATAGAACAGAATAAACATTTAATTTCCCatatttaaaatatatagctatataaaatatttcttttcttattcCTGTACTATCTGYATATGTCTTGTAGAACAGAGCCCCTAATTGCCAAACTGGTTTAAAAAGCTGTCTACATCAAACTCTTCGTTTGCGTGGTCGCCATTGTCGAGCAATGTCATGTTCAACCCGTCTAGTATCAGCTCGTCGTTTTCAAGTATGTTGTTCATGTCCAAGTTGTTGTCTGTGGTGGCATGTACTTTGTCGTCCAATTTTAGGTCCTCGTAGTCCATGTTGGACAACATGTCTTCGTCGTTGGTATTGTCGTTGATGTCAAAGCCAATAAAGTCGTCAAAGTTGTCAAACTTTTGTGGGGCGGCCTCCTCTGCTTTCTTCTTGGCCTCCTCTGCTTTCTGTTTGTTTTACACTTTTCGTCTTTAATTATAGTTTCGAAGAATTTCCTAGGAACTTAAGAACTTGTAGGAGAATGCTAATAAGAAGTTGTATTTCTTAATTGAAAGTTATAATCGTAAGAATATATTGTATAAAAGATGAGTTGATGTTCGTCTGCCAGCGTGCGCGAAACAGTAAACTCCGGAATGTCACAGGTAATCGGTGCTTAATATATGTTAAATGTGCTAAGTATGTCCGTATCAATCTACGTGGTATGACAATACTaagaatttaaatataaaaagataatttattgactaaatacaaaataaatatgaCTATTATTTATCTTTCAATCTAATTCGACCTTGGGAATATCAGGTGTTCGCTGTCTATTCTCCAACACTTGAACCTCCCTTCTAGAAAAAGTGatgataaaatattttcttgagtgaaaatttttcactgtCGACAACGAGTGCTCAAcagaaaatatttcatcTTGTGTCGGGTAAAATTAGCTTGGAAGACCTACCCTATAGCGAACagttgataaagaaaagatatAAAAAGTCCTATAAAAAAGTATTgtaaaataaaagtatATAAAAATCAAGTAAAATAGAATATTTGCACACAAATTAAAAGTAGTGCAAATTTGACAGAAaagtaaaataaaacacTTCTTCGCTTCCTCTGCCTTTTTCTTTGcctcttcttcctttttctttgccCCTTCTTCCTTCTTTCTTGCCGCTTCTTCTTTGACTTTCAATTCGTcaagtttctttttcttttcaaccATAACGCCGAGACACCACTCTGCATCATTGAGTTTCGACACTGTTTGGTCTAGAATAGCATGGAAGTTTTGGATTTCGCCGTTGAGCAGTTGGGTTATGGATTTTTGGATTAGTTCGTTGTTGGGGCTAGTTATCACATTGCTTTGTTTTCTGTTTTGGTCGATTACCTCAAATATGTATCctgatgatttcaatatctcGTCGAGTGAGTTATGTAGTCTTGTTTGGAGGTTTTCTGGCATGGTGGGGGGAAATAAAGGTGTGATAAAATTATTCTTGTTGGTTTATGCGACGTTTGTGTCAGGGAAATAAYACCTTGAKATATAGGGACATCTACACCCAGAGTGTAGACGGAGACACGACCTCCGAAGGATCGGT
The Candida albicans SC5314 chromosome 7, complete sequence genome window above contains:
- a CDS encoding uncharacterized protein (Butyrobetaine dioxygenase, the fourth enzyme of the carnitine biosynthesis pathway), which gives rise to MLRQPLRQIRFHSKLALAGYNSKEVTVTINGRTCTFNNVFLRDACQSPDSVDPISSQKLFTTADAATGLQINAPPVVEDSSLKIQWSNNGKLTNSVYPVSFLENYSTNKRLGKFFDKDRKLWDKQELENNFASLNMDYDDILTNDNSFFQTLYNLNRYGLTFVNNIPTPQISDMTEDNATQWPVYKIAEKFGYIKKTFYGTLFDVKNKKEKATNIAYTNTFLPLHMDLLYYESPPGLQLLHAIQNSTLGGENIFCDSYLAAEHVRKTDPRAYTALTQTPITFHYDNNNEYYYYKRPLIVEDPEVGDGFPKIASINYAPPFQGPFEVDPHPDFIRGMQLFETFINDPANHFEIKMPEGTCVIFENRRALHSRNAFSDSNNGDRWLMGTYVDGDSFRSKLRIGYRKVHT
- a CDS encoding uncharacterized protein (Putative protein of unknown function, transcript is upregulated in an RHE model of oral candidiasis), which produces MLSNMDYEDLKLDDKVHATTDNNLDMNNILENDESILDGLNMTLLDNGDHANEEFDVDSFLNQFGN
- the TLO16 gene encoding Tlo16p (Member of a family of telomere-proximal genes of unknown function; may be spliced in vivo); its protein translation is MPENLQTRLHNSLDEILKSSGYIFEVIDQNRKQSNVITSPNNELIQKSITQSLNGEIQNFHAILDQTVSKLNDAEWCLGVMVEKKKKLDELKVKEEAARKKEEGAKKKEEEAKKKAEEAKKCFILLFCQICTTFNLCANILFYLIFIYFYFTILFYRTFYIFSLSTVRYRVGLPS
- a CDS encoding uncharacterized protein (Protein of unknown function; Hap43-repressed gene) gives rise to the protein MMFARIFMIILMVGGVWCERCPECAEPARILRNECGVPTKTDLGGYFDCVCGLNGTFFDMYESCLKHCKALDYITFNTNNSTLREFYCQEAQKASTTEVTDTFPDAELQRYVTRNGGTHKKPSFVLTILMCMI
- the SYS1 gene encoding Sys1p (Putative Golgi integral membrane protein; transcript regulated by Mig1); this encodes MRYTSLLNHGDTTNPSKLLLQIVILQCFYYLSALVIFYLVASLNGYDFKIDWVFSWELVEPDNAMGLTLFMMWLFDALLCVLFVTVIVGRSKLAWDFAVTVYIINLIVVWTYTGKFPSSILWWCLQVLSAVLLVTLSTYSTRWNELRTTFFDGMVDTTPNDIEMQNIS